Genomic window (Gymnogyps californianus isolate 813 chromosome 2, ASM1813914v2, whole genome shotgun sequence):
AGGCAGCAATTTTGCAGgaagtgtgttttctgtttcagtcaGAGGATAGTTTTAGATGCCCAGTTGTGGTTAGACAATAGGATGTTACGTATAAGGAAGATGGAACAATGGCAAATATGGTGCTTTTAATAATACAACTGAAATGGtcacaaaagaattaaaataatgggAGAActtggaaacaaaagaagaaaagaggctGTTGAATTTTAGAACTAAAGAACTAATCTCACATGTATGTTGGAATCAGCATTTTTTATATCCGTAAGTCATTTAAAGGTGTCCGTGCACACTGGGGAAGTGGTAGTGAAGACTAGATTCAGATTACAAATGACGAGCATTTGACAGGTCTGGTAAGATACcaggaaaatatgtttatgCTTATGTATCACCTCAGGAACTGAGAACAGCATGTATCAGAGATGTTCCAAGACACAGTAAATAAGCTAATTATATTGAAATACAGATCTTCAAAGAATTCAGTGTTTAGAAATGGATTGTGTAAGGTCATTTTCCCAGCCCCCAATTGAaagttaatttcattttgattatAACCTTTAATATTAACAGCAAAGCTCTTATGGAAAATGAactatttaaagcatttttggtCTCTTTTCTCATCTCAGTGAACCTTTTTAGCAACCTCTTCCCTTCTACAAATAAGATGCTCTCCTTTTCTCATCATCCAGTAATCCAGCCTTCAGCAGTTTGCTTCTGGTCTTGCACTGTGAAATGCCACGATGCAGAATGATGAGCATGTATGGCTAGAAGACCAGATCACTTGGGAAAGGCCTCAGCATGAGTTTTCTTAACACAGAATGGCAGCTAGAGTGAACAAGTGAAGGCACATCGATTTTGCAGAAGTTTACACTTTCTAAGCTGCATcatgcaaaagcagaaactggAGCATAGTGCTTTATTTATATTGGGGTTTTCATTTATGTGATTAAGTTGTCAAAGAGGGATGGAGGAGCAAGCAGAAATTAATGTAACTGtacagcaggagagagaggaatgaaaagagaaggggaaaagggagtTGAATGCTACCCCTTCCTGCTAGAACCCTCGTTCTGCTGACCCTTGTACATGGAGCAGGTATCTGCCCTCTGGGGAGCGGTGGTGCCAGTCCACTGTCTCAAGACCAACAGAAACAAAGGAGGCAAAGACAGCATCAGCAATTGCATATAAGGATTTTACATGGGACTCAGAGTAAAAGTTTCAACAGGGAGAGCCAAGCAGACAGGCCTCATCTTGTTGCTCGGGTGTCTGTGGTCTAGTTTATAGTGAGACTCGTGCACTGGTAGCCATGTCCAGTAGGAAACTAAATGTGTCCAGCCCTGTTTTCTGGCCCCGAGGCTAACTGGCATGCAATGAGCTGCATCCATGCTATTGAACCCTGCAAAACAGGGTGGCTGCTGCCAAACTCCTGGTGGGGAACAGTGCCTCTGGTGGTTCCCAGAATCTGGGGTTTGCTTGGTGGGGAGCTAGCCCGCCTGGGGCAAGACTGTGCTAGGACCTCCTGAACAGTGTAACAGTGTCAACGGTTCAGTGCCAATGCCTGGGAATAGGCCATGGCACGTTTTATTCCACAGACATAACATGTGCCTGCCCCCCGTGTCTTTCTAGCAAAGGCATGAATGCTGCTAAGGCAGCAAGCAGCTATACTGGACTGTCTATTTAAGACTAAGTATTTACaaggtggttggtttttttttttaattagcttttttcccccccctccagaTTATGGATCTGATTAGTTTTGCAGGTAGTTAACCTAGAAGTAAGAAAACCTAGATAAGGGGGTCTGTTAGTTATTCAGTAGAGTATATCCTAGATCACAAGCAAGAACAGCATGTGCTCAAAACTACCTCATTGTTTTCTATGAAGgactattttaatatttctaattgCACCAAGCCCCCAAAAGTTACCACCCCAATCTATACGTGCTTTTACCTTACCCCCTGGTTTTTTATAACAACAAGAAAACCCCATCAAAGTACAGTTCAGGTATGAGTCCTGTACATAATCTAATAGTCAGTGTTAGACTAAAGGTTTAAACAATGCCTGgtttgcttttcagcagagGATTTCTCTCGGTGCTACTAGGgaagaaaattgctttgaaattgcTGAAGTAAGCAGTTAGACCCTCCTGGTTCTCTGCTTGTCCTGCGCTTCTCTCAATAGGCTTGTATTGCTTGTATCTCCTGCAAGGAATGTGCACAGTTAGTTgctgaaagacatttaaatgaaaggCCACATTTAGCATGTGACCAGTGCATAAGAGAACTAATCATGTATTCATAACATatattctctctcctccttccctcttcaaTCCCATCTAATGGTTAACAGCCATAGGTCAGTAGTGGTGACTAAGGCCTGGTTAATGAGAAGTCTCCATTGCTCAGTGGAGTACTGTTGCTCTGTGGAGGAGTTTCTTTCTCACCACTGACTGTGAAGGGCGAGCATACTCTTGACTCAGGAGTCTTGGTGCAGTCTTAAAGTTTCATGAGAAACATCCAAGCTAATAATGCAGTAACATGTTAACTACTTTCCTGCATGCCCAGCACCTTTTTCACAAAGAATGTATTTGTCAATTATTTAATGAAGAATTTTGATGATTAATTCTTGATCTGTCAGTCATTCGCAAATGCTTCTCGTAAGAGTTTTAGagctaaattaaatttctgtttgttaGGTTTTACTGCACGTATAAATCACATGATGCGGTTTGAGTTTGCGTACTGCTTACATGCAGTTCCCAGGCCTTCTAGTATTACTATTTGTGCTTATGAGCACAGAATGTAATTTTCTATTAAAGTCTTTTaacatttgcatattttctcGTGGTTTTGTGGCTTAAGCCAGTAATCtcattttcttgaatatttGCCAGAATATTTGtgaacaacaataaaaaagaaacaaaaatatagcTAGTGCAAATTTaagttgttggttttgttaatTTAAGCTAATATTTCTGACAGTTCCTTGAACTGTTTTTAATCCTAGAAACTAGCAACTTACTTGTAAAGGACAAAAGCACCAATGGCGGCAAACACTGCCAACAAACCAAGGAAGATAAAGACACCTTCTGTTGTTCCTGATGATGATCCTAGAGTTCAGAAAGTAGTTTGATTAAAAGTTAGCCTtgtttttacagtgaaatagattttctaaagaaaatgtcatttttacttGATTGCTGTACAGATTGAAGTACCCTTAATACTTCTAATATGCTAAGCATTGGAGGCCAGTGACTTTAGCAGGAGGTGGTGCTTTCACATCCTAATTGGTTTAATTCTCGGTTCCACCAGAGTGTGAGTTgggcttttccagttttctcatATGAGCCATGCTCCTGAGACACGTGGCTGCCGTTCCAGTGTGGAAGGGAACGGAGGGTCTTGCTGGCACCCCACGAGGTGAGGCTAATTTGCTCCTTGCCAATTGCTGCGCTAGGGAAACATTTACGCTGAGAGTATAAGAGATGCAGTCTCTTTATAAGCTCTAATGTTAGAATCAGCTTCAGCTTTCTCTTAGGGATGATGGCCAGGGGGAAAGGGGATAAAAAAGGAGTTTCTTAAATGTTATTGTTTGTTGCAGTCCCATATGCTAAGATGGCAGAGTGTGACTGAGAGCTTGATGGACTTAGGCTTGTTTGCCTTATGCAAGAGCTGAGGgctctgcttttttaatgtGCTCATTCTGGGAAATTAACTTTGGGCTCTGCCTGTCATTGAACTCTGCCTTCTGGTTTGCCATCAACCATTTCATTCACATCTACTCCTAATTCCATCGTATCGGATGGAAGAAGCCAAACcattacaagtattttttttttaatttgtgttaaaTAGCTTAATTTTCCAGTCCACAGGCTGTACCTTTATTGAGTTTTCTGACACTGAGATGCATTCTTGGTCCTCATATTAACAACAGTGTTTATACAGCAAAGTAACCTAGAGGTGTATGTTGGCTTACTTTTGCAGTTATTAATTTATAATTGCTGTCTATGAAAATCAAGATATCAAATCTGGGTTTACCATTTACTTGGTACATGTGCCTCATGTATTTCTCAGTTTGTTGATACAATTGTTTGTGAAGGCTTGACCTCATTCCTAGTTTACACAATATTTTTGCTGAGGCTGTAGGGATTTACCTTATTTTATGAATAAGGTAGGTCGTTGGACTACTCTGCAAAGCAACACATACTGATAGGATGGGTCTAAATCATAGGACTGCAACCCATTCAACAGCAGTTTAAGCAAGTTAAGAGCGGATGTTTTGTGCAATGCCTGCATAACCCAGGCACAGTCCTGCCAAATTTCAAGCGCCAGATGTTTAGGCACCAAATACTCAGGCACCAAATTATGGGATTTTCAGAAATTCATAAATACTTGCCTTCTCTTGAAATGAGTGGAAAATTGTGGCACGTGAGAAATGTTTGCAAACGTTAGATGGGCTCCCCCAGAAGGTGACTCAAAGCAGCAACCTCTCTTAGATCCTAGTTCTGCTTTGATTATAGCAGAAGCCCCAAAGTACAACTTAGCTTTGCCCTCTGGAGGAAACCTAGGAAGACCAGCCTTGTTGGGCTAAAGTTAGCCTCTGTgaatacagttttgaaaaatcctACTGCAtgcttattttcatctttaGGAGCCTGAATGCACTTACAGGTCGGGCATTGTGCCTTAGTCATCATGAACTGATTTTGGTACAGCTAAATTTATACCtagattaaataaaatcagccaAAAATACTGTGGCAAATGACTGCAAAGGGTGAGTTGCTTGGCTGATAGTAATTAAAGAGTTCAGAAGAGTCACTAGGACATTGTAGTGGGAGGTCAGGAGGACAATGAGTGGGAGCAGAGAGACAGCATGATCAGTTAGACTTCTGACTGAGGCTGAGTTTAATACCTGGTTCTGTCAAAGACTGCTTGGATAACCATGAGCAAGACAGAGTGACACTTATCCAACCAAAGGTAAACCTCCTGTTCTGCTATAGTCACCCTCGGCAGACTCTATAGTCAATGAATGTTACACAGATCTTTCCAGAACCTGATTTGTCTTATCCTCGTGTAGAAATAGAAACCTGGTCAAGGTCAGTGGGCTACAAAGAGGGCCCAGGGCAGCCGGCTCAGCTGCAGACTTTGATTCTGTCTGAAGTGAGCTGAACTCCTCTCTGTTTCTCCTATTTCTCCATGTGTGGAGTAGGCAGGCTGGCATGTCCCCCACCTGCTTTTCTGCCCAACAGAGttattctgtggaaaaatacattatgGCTTAAGAACTGTTCATATTCTGTGATACTGAAGGGTTTGTATAATTACTGTACTCATTGGATCGTAAACATAAATCAAACCAAGTTCTAACATCTAAAATTCCCGTAGGGAAAGAATCGTGTCTTTATCTTTGCATGGACTCTCACACAAGCTGGCGCAGTCTCAGCTGAGGCCTCCAGGCGTAATAAAAACCCCATATAAATTCCTGTGCTTTTCCCCCCTGCAGGGAAATGACCACAGGGAGACGCTATTCACAGCCGACCCGCATCTGCTCTGTGTGGACTCACCTCCATTTACGGAAATCAGCGCGCTGGCAAGGGCTTGACTTGTGTCATCCCCCAAGGTGATGTTTATACAGTATGTTCCAGGTTCCTCAAAAGCTCTCCTGATGGTGAGTAAGCATTCATCAGTGACGACAATGGGGTCGCATACCACACTCTTGGACACCTGGCAAGTGGGATCAGAAACTACTGTGCAGACATCTGTGGGGAGACTGGGATTGGAAGAGAGAAGACATTGCATCTGTGGAGTCCTGTTAGCCCAGTTCATAGACACATTGCACTGATGCCCCAGTTTTATGCTGGTGCCTgtttactgaaatcagtggcacTATAGTGATTTAAGAGTGTTTTAttaatacattatatatatattttatacatacctatacatttatatatacatacatgtggattttatataaaatgcatatatacaaTCCATAAAATTATCTGCTTGTTTTACATatcatttaacattttatgGTGATCACAGAATTACCTGCCTCAAATCAGCTTATAAAGTCCATTACCTTTAATACACATCATTAAGAAAGGAATGCAGATTCTTATATGTAGTATCATGTGCCGAAAAAGTAAATGCTAACTTAAGAGAGGTTAATTGTTTTCCAGTTGCATTACCAAGACGACTCTTGTACTTCTCAGTCTTCTCAACTCTAATTCCCTTCTAGGAGCTAGGAATATTAGTGCAATGTTTTCGTATCCAAGAAATTGCTTGGACATACCCATTTACTCTAAGTGTCAAAAAATCATGGCCAAAAAGAAAGTTTCCTTCCAGTTTCAGCAGACTGCTTCCCATTTTACAGTAAGTGCTGAAATCTTGTCTTGGCCAGGAAAATATAGAATTGTTTCTCCCCACTATCTAGTTCTCTTGTTTTTACTGAGACTTGATATTTGTTCTGAATCCTAAGAGCCTGGCAGTAACCTCTGTTGCCATAGTTTACAAATGAGACTTGCATTCTCTTTAGTTCCAgtcaagaaacagaaacactgcAGTTCCCAACTTTTGTTCATGCAGCTGCATCTAAGTGCAGACAGCGTTCCAGcacctaattatttttaaagagggaAGACTGACAGTTTCATTCACACACTTACCTCCCCTGGCAGGTAACAACAAAGTCAACCAGTGAGTTTTCAGCTTGACTTTCTGTCATCTGGATGCTCATCATCTGAATAATATTTACCTCAAGAATTCCCTCTGGGAAAGGAAACAGATGTCAATGGTAGGACACATGACAAGCTCTGAAGTCTGTGTGTACAGAACCTCAAGTGTTTGGCTGATGCTCAGTTCAGGTCTTGTTTTCCAtagcctcctccctcccttaGCACTCCTTTTGAAGGgtttgaaagctgaaaatttttccagtgctttccctgtgaggctgctcctttctgctctgctatatttttccatttattattatttacttatttattttactaaatCACTTCCCTGTTCCACTACCCATGACTTCTGTGCATGCCAAGGTCAATTCAACTTTTTGTGACCCCCCAGGCCAGTATGCTTCAGGTGTGGCAGGTTCAGAAGCTGATGATATAGAAAGTTGTGACACGGTGCACATCTCCACCAGCCATTTTCCAGCCCAAGTGCCTGGAAACACCACATGTAGAATGGGGGCAGCCATCAGCAGGCATCCAGACCAAGGCCCAGCCTCACGTGTCTGAAACCAAGGGGCCATAACCTCTGCTGCTAGGTCCTGGCAGAGCGTGTAAAGAAACCAAAGTCAGCCAGTTAGCTGTCTGTacattaatctttaaaaatgtcagctaGGTCCAAGAGAAGGATCTTATTGTGGGTCTCCCGTATTTGATAAAAGGGAGCCTAAATAAACATTATCGTTACCATACATTGTTGTACATTATTAATCCCATTCCTCTGTTCAGGTGTTGACCCATGTCCTTACCTACAAGAGAGATACCAGTTCTATAGTATCCATTTCTGTAAATGTGACAACCTCCATCAGGATTGTCTTCCATTGACTCGACAGTGGTAGAAGAGTCTGAATCAGAAGATGCTCCGGTCGTTACTGTTGAGTTGAGGGAGAAAGAATAGATACGCAGCTTTAGAATAAGTTCTGCTTAGAGGTATTCTGAACATGGCCATAAGTTTCAACTGCATTCATTACATAGGTCATTAGTGACTTTGGTTTGCAGCTGTACACTCATGTATGTATCTGTATGGGATCATGGTAATAAGccttaaagaaaacacacatgCCCAGCTGTAGAACCCTGGAGTGGCCTGGGTAGCCTCACTCTAAAAGCCACCTTGCTAGTCACCCAtctctctgaaataaaagtgaGACTGCAAGGTTTGTTATAATTAAACACTTCTTTAAAATTCCCAAATCAATTATAGAAGAAATCCAAAGGCCAATAAAAGGTTTAAAATGCTCTCTTTAAAAGCAGGTTTTTCCCCATTGCTCTACATTACAGCTAGtggaaaaatgaagagaggaaGTGGTGAAAATTAtggctttcctttcatttttcattctcacTCAACATTTTGGTAAAAGCACatattaaaattctgaaatttgaaaaatatagcCACATTTACAAtttaatagtagtagtagtataaCTACCCAGGCTGAAACTGCAGGCCTTTTGCAAACCTTAAAACCCTCTGAGATGATAAACCAATGCTGAACATAATGAAAGTTATTCTGAAATATGATAGTGCATAAATTTAAAGTGGAAAAGCCATTCTGGGTTAATGCCATGTGGAAATCCCATAGTTTGGAATATGAGTAAGTTTTTTCTAGTTCAATCCAATCTCATTTAATTTTGGTTGGAAGTTAATGCAAACCAGAAAGGAACTGGCTGTAAGAGTGTTCTGAAATACTTGTTTCTCACTTAAAATTTACATCTTGCCTCAGAAGATGACCCTGGGTAGGCAAGGCTAAAACCACTTGACCTGGTGTGGTAGAGggtataaaaacaaatttatatgTACTGCATGTCAACCTGAAGACCTCTGTATGCTGTCACTGTGGTGGTAGAACTGGATGTGTAATGTGTTAAATGTGTAAGTGATGCCtaccatagaatcatagaagaGTTTATGCTTATTGATTCTGTCTCTAAACCAATTTATAGAGGGTTTGCAGAGCCTTGCAGCTCTTTCATTGATGACAGTAAAACTTCTAAAGATATGAACTTAAAATACCAGAAATTAGAGCTTTAGCGTAGCTCCTAATATCACTGCTGTTCAATAAACACTTACCTGCTGAGGTGGGCAGTGGTACAGTGGTTGTTACTGGCCTGCAAGGTACAGGTATAATGGCTTGGACGGTTAAATTCAGAGTGAAGTTTCCTTGCAGAGTATAGGTGTGAGATGTAGTGGAACTGCTGACTACAAATAAGCCACTTCCATCTCCGAAGTTCCACTTGTAGGAGATGGCAGAATTATTAAGATAGTAGCTGGGATCATGGATCTTCACATCAAATGTGATTGGTGAGTCTTTGATAAAAATGGAGTCTGAGATGTTGCGGTCATGTTTTTGGAACATACTCACAAATATTGGAATTTTGtctggagggggggaaaaaaagaagtaaataaataaagcatacatacataaataaagcaaacaacaaaCAGCTCCAAAGTCTCTGAACAGCAACAGTCAGAATGTGAGACATTAATATCTTTAACATGTGTTTCTACTTTGATTTGGTTTACTGATCTGAGGAGTGAATGTCAGTAGGAAACAGTTACCCAGAAAAGTATGGGAACAAATGAGGAATCACAGGCATCTGTGGAAGATTGCATTTCCTCTCGGAAATAGTTTTTCATTACAAAGTAGAGGTGTCGCAACTGAGCTAGATACAAAGGTAAATTACACTACTCAAGGCAATTTACCAGAAATTCCACATTCATATTAAAAACTTTTCTCAGGCCAATGTCTTCTTTTCATGCCAGATGATGCTTGTGCTAAATTCTTTTAACAACTGAACAACAAATATCCCCactattttattacagtttatTCCAGCACACTCACCTGTTACAACGTAAATGGCACTTGCTCTTGCAATTGGAACGTATGCTGAGAGCCCTCTCCTGTAAATGGATACTGCCATCACGTGTTTGCCAAGAGTGATATTTGCTGTGTTGACTGAAAACGTTGCTGATGATCGTCCAGTTGTTTGGTAGTACTGACCTGAAACAGAACATGAACGTATAATATGTTTTCCCCTTCAGCCTAGCTACAACTTGTTTTAAGAGAAGCAGTATCTCTGTGAATCTTGGATTGTCTAAATCAAAATGAATAGTTTAGAATTGTCTTTCGGTTATCTGGCAGGTGTTTTTGGAGGACGGAATACTTTTACAATGTGTTTACTCccattatttctgtgttttttcaaagGTGTCAGAAAGGTGTCCCAAATTTCACTAATCTAAGAAAAATTGACCATGGCATCTACATCTTTCCAAAGCAATTACATTACATTAAGTCATTAAGATTATGTAGTGGATGGTGTTACCTCTTAGACATTTTAAGTGATCTTGTGTTTGTACTCTTTCAGTGTAGCAAGAAGATACTATACCTCTTGCTTCATACCCTAGAGCCATTTGTGTACATTTGCTTATTTGTCTTTGTAACAGCTGATTGAGGTAGGTAAACAGTATCACCTCTATGCAAAATTTGGgacatcattattattatactcATGCTGATACTGATGATAATACTGATTTAGCCAAGCTAACTTAGGATACTAAGATTTAGTATGTAGCCAATGTCAGGAATAGCCCAACCGTTACATACTGAGGAGCTGGAAACGCTGAAAATCAGCATCTGTGACCACATCAGTACCACACAGTCGGTGGCAGTTTTCACCTCCCCAGAGGCAAGAAGTGCTGCACTGTTAAACGGATCTGAAGATATACAGCGCTATGGTCTCTCTTAAATTTAAGAATCTGAAGTGGCAGTGAGCGGTCAACAAATCATCTGACTGACCTGCTCGGACCCTCTGTTTTCCTAGAAAAGGATCCTGAGTACtactgaaaggaaattaattttcttcagt
Coding sequences:
- the GPNMB gene encoding transmembrane glycoprotein NMB, yielding MSGARRHLGFLLLAEAVLCAAATRFQDVLSHGRTSPVTSYKTLQGWSSDQNIWNEKLYPFWEEGDPRWKDCWKGGRVTAKLDTDSPALVGSNVTFAVTLQFPKCQKEDSDGNIIYKRNCTQDPPASQDQQVYVYNWTEWIDNCGWENCTSNHSHNVFPDGRPFPHYPGWRRRNFVYVFHTFGQYYQTTGRSSATFSVNTANITLGKHVMAVSIYRRGLSAYVPIARASAIYVVTDKIPIFVSMFQKHDRNISDSIFIKDSPITFDVKIHDPSYYLNNSAISYKWNFGDGSGLFVVSSSTTSHTYTLQGNFTLNLTVQAIIPVPCRPVTTTVPLPTSAVTTGASSDSDSSTTVESMEDNPDGGCHIYRNGYYRTGISLVEGILEVNIIQMMSIQMTESQAENSLVDFVVTCQGSLPTDVCTVVSDPTCQVSKSVVCDPIVVTDECLLTIRRAFEEPGTYCINITLGDDTSQALASALISVNGGSSSGTTEGVFIFLGLLAVFAAIGAFVLYKRYKQYKPIERSAGQAENQEGLTAYFSNFKAIFFPSSTERNPLLKSKPGIV